The following are from one region of the candidate division KSB1 bacterium genome:
- a CDS encoding SpoIIE family protein phosphatase → MTESKFNILYIDTSQTDLELFKAQFENDYNITTVDDPDEAREILKLTDIQLMISEQELPSTTGIEFFESLNNSNPDLIKVILTHFRNADQVITALNTYQVHKFIIKPYDKFAIEEIIDDALQIYLKKQKNRKTLLELRHLLDEMNLVYEVSLKISEKKPLGKLLTEIMESCKTVMNAEASSLLLYDPEDEQLHFQVATGSKGMLVKKYSVSMGEGIAGWVAKNQESQLIEDCYQDPRFNREFDLKSDFHTRSMICVPLVRKEKLLGVIQVINKIDGKVFTESDLRIFSTLASQCAISIENAQLIESQIEAEALERELQTAREIQNQLLPSSLPEFDDLDIATRLIPARLIGGDYYNVIKINDHQSLLFISDVSGKGIPAALIVSTIYSCLETYLDLRKEEFDLLSLVTSLNKALISSTPLDKYATCWFGLYDHTKKKLISLNAGHNPPYIFHKKDKKPIELNTGGIILGIMEFLFETEEIDMQLHDVLVFFTDGVTEALNKQDEEYGEARLIDVVNRNQHKPATEIINEIEEDVKKHVSGAPQSDDFTCVVAKIL, encoded by the coding sequence ATGACCGAAAGTAAATTTAACATACTTTACATCGATACTTCACAAACAGATCTGGAACTGTTTAAAGCACAATTCGAAAACGATTACAATATCACCACTGTGGATGATCCTGATGAAGCTAGGGAAATCTTAAAACTGACTGATATTCAACTGATGATTTCCGAACAGGAGTTACCGAGTACAACCGGGATTGAGTTTTTCGAAAGTTTAAATAATTCTAATCCGGATTTAATCAAAGTGATTTTGACCCATTTCAGAAATGCCGATCAAGTAATAACTGCGTTAAATACCTACCAGGTTCACAAATTCATCATAAAACCATACGATAAATTTGCAATAGAAGAGATTATCGATGATGCGTTACAAATCTATCTAAAAAAACAGAAAAATAGAAAAACCTTACTCGAACTTCGACATTTGTTGGATGAAATGAACCTGGTTTACGAGGTCTCGCTTAAAATTTCAGAGAAAAAGCCTCTGGGTAAGTTACTTACAGAAATTATGGAGAGCTGTAAAACTGTAATGAACGCCGAAGCCAGTTCTCTATTACTGTATGATCCTGAAGATGAGCAGTTGCATTTCCAGGTTGCAACCGGATCGAAAGGAATGCTGGTTAAAAAATACAGTGTATCAATGGGAGAGGGGATCGCCGGGTGGGTGGCAAAAAACCAGGAATCGCAATTGATCGAAGATTGCTATCAAGATCCCAGGTTTAATCGCGAATTTGATCTAAAAAGCGATTTCCATACACGTTCAATGATTTGCGTCCCGTTGGTTAGAAAAGAGAAATTACTCGGGGTCATTCAGGTGATCAATAAAATAGATGGCAAAGTATTTACAGAATCTGATTTACGCATCTTCTCGACTCTTGCATCTCAGTGTGCAATTTCAATAGAAAATGCGCAATTGATCGAATCGCAGATAGAAGCAGAGGCATTAGAGCGTGAATTACAAACCGCAAGGGAAATACAAAACCAATTACTGCCATCATCACTTCCGGAATTTGATGATTTGGATATAGCAACTCGATTAATACCGGCTCGATTAATAGGCGGTGATTATTACAATGTAATAAAAATCAATGACCATCAAAGTTTGCTTTTCATTTCTGATGTTAGTGGAAAAGGGATTCCTGCAGCTCTTATCGTTTCTACAATATATTCATGCCTTGAAACCTATCTCGATCTACGAAAAGAAGAATTTGATCTCCTTTCTTTAGTAACAAGTTTGAATAAAGCATTGATCAGTTCAACGCCTCTTGATAAATATGCAACCTGCTGGTTTGGTTTATATGATCATACCAAGAAGAAATTGATCAGTTTAAATGCCGGTCATAATCCACCCTATATTTTTCATAAAAAGGATAAGAAACCAATAGAATTAAACACGGGCGGTATTATTTTAGGAATTATGGAGTTCCTTTTTGAAACAGAAGAAATCGATATGCAACTGCACGATGTATTGGTATTTTTCACGGATGGTGTCACAGAAGCGCTGAACAAACAAGATGAAGAATATGGTGAGGCTCGTTTGATTGATGTGGTTAATAGAAATCAACATAAACCAGCAACTGAGATTATAAATGAAATCGAGGAAGATGTAAAGAAACATGTCTCTGGCGCCCCGCAAAGTGATGATTTTACTTGCGTGGTGGCGAAGATATTATAG
- a CDS encoding amidohydrolase → MKVIDFHNHYYPPEYLRALQEGSSTIKVTFDSENNPLLHYPGDYNVVVPGHRDIAFRETVLEKEKIDKQVLTFTSPGTHIEKNDFSIELAMLVNNMLARIKDEKSHCFTALATLPLNNPQASVKEFERATKELGFAGCMLFSNVNGTALSDDRYWPLYESANEAKTVFYIHPIHPVGVEAMLDYWLMPLIGFTFDTTLAAAKLVFSGVIERFPEIRWVLAHLGGAIPYLAERLDRGFYAFKECRQNISKPPSEYLKNFYFDTVNFDTKALQLAIDFAGTDHILAGSDYPHKIGSLEQMLQSINDLKISSKAKEDILWNNTERLLGL, encoded by the coding sequence ATGAAAGTAATTGACTTCCATAATCACTATTATCCCCCGGAATACCTGCGAGCTTTACAAGAGGGTTCAAGTACCATCAAAGTCACATTCGATTCCGAGAATAACCCATTGCTCCATTATCCGGGTGACTACAATGTGGTTGTTCCAGGGCATAGAGACATTGCATTTAGAGAGACTGTCCTTGAAAAAGAGAAAATTGATAAACAAGTATTAACCTTTACCTCACCGGGAACCCACATTGAAAAAAACGATTTCTCTATTGAACTGGCCATGTTGGTAAACAATATGTTAGCCAGAATTAAAGATGAAAAATCTCACTGTTTCACCGCGCTAGCTACACTGCCATTAAATAATCCACAAGCTTCGGTAAAAGAATTCGAGAGAGCAACCAAAGAACTTGGTTTCGCGGGTTGTATGTTGTTTAGCAACGTAAACGGGACTGCTTTAAGTGATGACCGCTATTGGCCTTTGTATGAAAGTGCGAATGAAGCAAAAACAGTATTCTATATTCATCCAATACATCCTGTGGGTGTAGAGGCAATGTTGGATTATTGGCTTATGCCATTAATTGGCTTTACTTTTGATACGACTTTAGCTGCCGCGAAATTAGTGTTCAGCGGTGTTATTGAACGATTCCCCGAAATTCGCTGGGTGTTGGCGCATTTAGGCGGTGCAATTCCATATCTTGCAGAAAGACTCGACCGTGGTTTTTATGCATTTAAAGAGTGCCGGCAGAATATCAGCAAACCACCTAGTGAGTACTTGAAAAATTTTTATTTTGATACCGTTAATTTTGACACCAAAGCCTTGCAACTTGCGATCGATTTTGCCGGAACGGATCATATATTGGCAGGCAGTGATTACCCCCATAAAATAGGAAGCCTGGAACAAATGCTTCAAAGTATTAACGATTTGAAGATTTCATCTAAAGCCAAAGAGGATATTTTATGGAACAATACAGAGAGACTCCTGGGCTTATAA
- a CDS encoding cupin domain-containing protein: MTNLNIGVRVKKLRSGKKLTLRQLSGLSGVSATQISEIERNLTAPTVPTLMKIVSALDTEASIFFEKKDNKTISLVRKNDRQQLIDRKNNVFIENITTGITDSKIKAIIAHPPPGAENIPGGYQHPGEELIYVIKGKIEVQLNDTSYTLEEGDSIHFRGEIRHIIRNPTNQDVEVLAIISPPNY, translated from the coding sequence ATGACAAATTTAAATATAGGTGTTAGAGTAAAAAAGTTACGATCTGGAAAAAAATTAACATTACGACAGCTCTCTGGTCTTTCCGGTGTTTCTGCAACACAGATTTCTGAAATTGAACGCAACCTTACGGCTCCGACTGTCCCGACCCTTATGAAAATTGTATCAGCATTAGATACGGAGGCTAGTATATTTTTTGAAAAGAAAGATAATAAAACGATTTCGCTGGTTCGAAAAAATGACCGCCAGCAGTTAATAGACCGGAAGAATAACGTCTTTATTGAAAATATTACGACAGGGATAACCGATTCGAAAATAAAAGCGATCATCGCACATCCTCCTCCGGGCGCTGAAAATATTCCGGGTGGTTATCAGCATCCTGGAGAAGAGTTGATTTATGTAATCAAAGGAAAAATTGAAGTTCAATTAAATGACACAAGTTACACTCTCGAAGAAGGCGATAGTATTCATTTTCGGGGAGAAATCAGGCATATCATAAGAAATCCGACTAATCAGGATGTTGAAGTGCTTGCCATAATATCACCGCCAAATTATTAG
- the yjjX gene encoding inosine/xanthosine triphosphatase, with translation MNILVGSLNPVKIDAVKISFSTYFPDITVSGIEVFSNVAGQPVDSDTFLGAQNRAKALQKIDTEQNLKARFFVGIEGGIQEIFSKWFAFGCMCIMDREGKIGFGTSPQFELPMVIVERLLNGEELGDVIDDLTGLKNTKQKQGAIGYLTQGVLDRKNIYVQGLHMALIPFLNPGLFNSK, from the coding sequence GTGAATATCTTAGTCGGTTCTCTCAATCCGGTAAAAATTGATGCTGTAAAAATTTCCTTCTCAACCTATTTTCCGGATATAACGGTTAGTGGTATTGAGGTTTTTTCAAATGTTGCGGGTCAACCGGTAGATTCGGATACCTTCCTTGGCGCCCAAAATCGTGCAAAAGCATTACAAAAAATAGATACTGAACAAAATCTTAAAGCCCGATTTTTTGTTGGAATCGAAGGAGGTATTCAGGAAATCTTTTCAAAATGGTTTGCTTTCGGTTGCATGTGTATTATGGATCGGGAAGGCAAAATTGGATTTGGCACCTCTCCCCAGTTTGAACTTCCTATGGTCATTGTCGAGCGTTTACTGAACGGTGAAGAACTCGGTGACGTTATAGATGATCTCACCGGATTGAAAAACACAAAACAAAAACAAGGGGCAATTGGATATTTAACACAGGGTGTTTTGGATCGCAAGAATATTTATGTCCAGGGATTACATATGGCTCTCATCCCATTTTTAAATCCAGGTCTTTTCAATTCCAAGTAA
- a CDS encoding TonB-dependent receptor encodes MKLKTLFKVSGFLLCFTVVFSIGFVQAANFGETGKIAGRVVDGQTGDPIPGANVIIEGTTQGAATDINGYYTILKMRPGTYTVVSSVIGYKKVRTTNVQVSADLTTTINFNLEITTLLGEAVTIVSERPLVIKDMTSSSTRITAAEIEDLPNVSTVTDAISLMPGIVGEGEEIHARGGRSGEVVYLVDGMSVNDPLFNSEIVSIGKYAVQEIELLTGGFQAEYGNTQSGVVNIITRGGGPKLSGRIAHFTDHITGSGRFPSDVLSGAENPLDVLSTDYFKGIGPGVRSNSFNSDRTEFNLGGPEPITNRILPALGFTGLQGKVNFFISGTAFSTDGYLPNEDQSGQLTTFDEQFTFEEGKIEEPGEAPSGDLTLVNPRQVDHPFQQNFLGIDWGGRFRNDLNYSARVSYRVNNQINTSLSFTGSQFWRDSHNHNTWKWLPERTTQTEGRNSNTVFSWSHTLSPKTFYQVKIALLDNFRETYPGMRNGIRLLPDAMNNRLLDGLGADFGTTNSGNPDGFLDAIDSADEKLGRLDPRTAFNAVGYGDDWSQHDTRKYSLKVDYLTQFNRHNEVKIGFNWDYSILQQQQISDADSKVPSRRVNPPDNGPYITSGSLRDFYIRYPNSGAVYIQDKIEFESLIANIGFRFDRFDAGAQVFEQGEAFLTEDSEKKRINTKNYFSPRLGLSHPITDRSRLYFFYGRFVQIPTLSELYRRQNRFRVFQNQLNTFGNPDLEAEETISYEIGFDHQLTDDLKIGVTGFYKDIRNQINSEIFGPEAAPFRILVNKDYGQDRGFEFDLIKRFSNYYAANINYTLMWATARSSTFNLTNSTIPYSNINEINSSWDQRHTINANIRFELPAGRGIDLFGTTIDRASLTLFWRYGSGQPFTLDSELDPSRIVNNERLSYFSELDLRFRKDFKLMSDIFATFYLDVNNLFNRRNVLFLQGDDAHRCITCTIENPETNVLETKTFPHGNIEGDGTPRDLQPNQLGPPRQILFGFGLRF; translated from the coding sequence ATGAAACTTAAAACACTATTTAAAGTTAGCGGGTTTTTACTCTGTTTCACCGTTGTTTTTAGTATCGGCTTTGTACAAGCCGCCAATTTCGGTGAAACAGGTAAAATTGCCGGCCGGGTTGTTGATGGACAAACAGGCGACCCAATACCTGGCGCTAATGTCATTATCGAAGGTACAACCCAGGGTGCAGCAACAGATATAAACGGTTATTATACGATCTTGAAGATGCGGCCGGGTACGTATACGGTTGTTTCCAGTGTGATTGGTTACAAAAAAGTTCGGACAACCAATGTACAAGTTTCGGCGGATTTGACGACCACTATTAATTTTAACCTTGAAATCACTACATTATTAGGTGAAGCCGTGACGATCGTCTCCGAACGACCCCTCGTTATTAAAGATATGACGTCTTCTTCTACTCGAATAACTGCAGCCGAAATCGAAGATCTTCCTAACGTCTCAACCGTCACCGACGCCATCTCATTGATGCCTGGCATCGTCGGCGAGGGTGAAGAAATTCATGCTCGCGGCGGTCGTTCCGGTGAGGTTGTATACCTTGTAGACGGAATGTCAGTGAACGATCCTCTGTTTAATAGTGAAATCGTAAGCATTGGTAAATATGCTGTGCAGGAAATCGAGCTTTTAACGGGTGGTTTCCAAGCGGAATATGGCAATACACAATCAGGAGTAGTAAACATTATTACCCGGGGCGGTGGCCCAAAGTTATCCGGTAGAATTGCACATTTTACCGACCATATTACTGGCAGCGGCCGCTTCCCATCAGATGTACTTTCCGGCGCTGAAAATCCCCTGGACGTGTTATCTACAGATTATTTTAAGGGAATAGGACCTGGCGTTCGCAGCAATTCGTTTAACTCAGATCGAACAGAATTCAATTTGGGCGGTCCGGAGCCAATCACCAATAGGATTTTACCGGCATTGGGTTTTACCGGCTTGCAAGGTAAGGTGAACTTTTTTATCTCAGGAACGGCTTTTAGCACGGATGGATACCTCCCTAACGAGGATCAAAGCGGTCAACTAACTACATTCGATGAACAATTCACCTTTGAAGAAGGTAAGATTGAAGAACCCGGTGAAGCGCCTAGCGGTGATCTCACCTTAGTAAATCCCAGGCAGGTGGATCATCCGTTCCAACAAAATTTTCTGGGTATCGATTGGGGTGGCAGATTCAGGAATGATTTAAACTATAGCGCCCGCGTAAGTTACCGGGTGAATAACCAGATTAATACCAGCCTTAGTTTTACCGGCTCGCAATTCTGGCGGGATAGCCATAATCACAACACCTGGAAATGGCTGCCGGAACGCACGACTCAAACGGAGGGCAGGAATTCCAATACCGTTTTTAGCTGGAGCCATACTCTAAGCCCTAAAACGTTTTATCAAGTAAAGATTGCCTTATTAGACAATTTCAGAGAAACCTATCCGGGTATGAGAAATGGCATCAGATTACTGCCCGATGCAATGAACAATCGTCTTTTAGACGGACTGGGAGCAGATTTTGGCACGACCAACAGTGGAAATCCTGATGGATTCCTGGATGCCATAGACTCTGCAGATGAAAAATTAGGGAGATTAGACCCCCGTACTGCTTTTAATGCAGTTGGGTATGGAGATGATTGGTCACAACATGATACCCGAAAATATTCTTTAAAAGTCGATTACCTTACCCAGTTTAACAGGCATAACGAAGTAAAAATTGGCTTTAATTGGGACTATAGTATATTGCAGCAGCAGCAAATTAGCGATGCCGATAGTAAAGTGCCTTCCCGCCGTGTAAATCCACCGGACAATGGCCCATATATCACCTCCGGTTCATTGCGGGATTTTTATATCCGCTACCCCAATTCAGGCGCTGTTTATATTCAGGATAAAATCGAATTCGAATCATTAATTGCTAATATCGGCTTTCGATTCGATCGTTTTGATGCTGGCGCCCAGGTATTTGAACAGGGTGAAGCCTTTTTAACCGAAGATTCTGAAAAAAAGCGCATTAACACTAAAAATTACTTTTCACCCCGGCTTGGTTTATCACATCCAATCACAGATCGCAGCAGGTTATACTTCTTCTATGGACGGTTCGTACAAATACCTACCTTGAGTGAATTGTACCGCCGGCAAAATCGTTTTCGTGTATTCCAGAACCAGCTAAACACTTTTGGTAATCCCGACCTCGAGGCAGAAGAAACCATTTCTTATGAAATCGGTTTCGATCACCAACTAACAGATGATCTCAAAATTGGCGTAACCGGATTTTATAAAGATATCCGCAACCAAATCAACTCGGAAATTTTTGGTCCGGAAGCGGCTCCGTTTCGCATTTTAGTGAACAAAGACTATGGTCAGGACCGCGGATTCGAATTTGATCTCATAAAACGATTTAGTAATTATTATGCCGCCAATATTAATTATACTCTCATGTGGGCCACCGCACGATCATCAACGTTTAACTTAACAAACTCTACTATACCCTACTCAAACATAAATGAAATTAATTCGAGTTGGGATCAACGTCATACCATTAATGCCAATATCCGGTTTGAATTACCTGCCGGCCGAGGTATCGATCTGTTTGGAACGACGATCGATCGTGCCTCACTGACTTTATTTTGGCGCTACGGCAGTGGTCAGCCTTTTACTCTTGATAGCGAACTCGACCCTAGTAGAATCGTAAATAACGAGCGGCTGTCCTATTTCAGCGAGTTGGATCTTCGTTTTCGAAAGGACTTCAAACTCATGTCTGATATTTTTGCAACATTCTATTTGGATGTCAACAACCTGTTTAATAGAAGAAATGTTCTCTTCTTACAAGGCGATGACGCTCACCGTTGTATCACTTGCACAATTGAAAATCCGGAAACAAATGTTTTAGAAACCAAAACCTTTCCCCACGGTAATATTGAGGGAGACGGTACCCCTCGGGATCTACAACCGAATCAATTAGGCCCACCCAGGCAAATTCTATTTGGATTTGGCTTGCGGTTTTAA
- a CDS encoding amino acid permease, with amino-acid sequence MERGESASLKKAIGLPHATAMVVGTIIGASIFVQPSEITTLVPSLLGIFLVWIISGVLTMFGALVCAELASIFSRSGGVYIYLKEAFSPALGFLWGWAMFWVMHSGIIAVIAVVFARYVAYFIPLDPLAIKAVAIIVIIALSFINYIGVKHGSMLQTLFTFGKLVAILAIIILGFSLGSGLTTNYQTEEMLTFSVGFGDFGLALVAGLFAFGGWHMVSYNAGETIQPRKTIPRALILGTAIVIFCYIALNAVYMYVLPLEVVASSTRVAADAADAVIGSGGGAVMSGLVVFSTFGALSGIILAGPRVYYAMARDGLVFKWMGEIHPKYRTPHRSILIQAIWSSILVSTGTYRVLFTRVIYTEWIFFGLMAIGLFVLRKRSDLKRDYSVWGYPVVPVIFILSAFAIVANQIYSDLTECLFGLSLVLIGLPVYHFWAKTGMTKEENHESN; translated from the coding sequence ATGGAACGTGGCGAAAGTGCTTCTTTGAAAAAAGCGATTGGTTTACCCCATGCTACTGCAATGGTTGTGGGAACGATTATAGGAGCATCTATTTTCGTTCAGCCATCGGAGATAACCACTCTGGTTCCTTCGCTACTTGGAATTTTCCTGGTTTGGATTATTTCAGGGGTGCTCACAATGTTTGGCGCTTTGGTGTGCGCCGAATTAGCTTCCATCTTTAGCCGTAGTGGGGGTGTCTATATTTATTTAAAAGAAGCATTTTCACCTGCTCTTGGATTTTTGTGGGGCTGGGCAATGTTTTGGGTAATGCATTCCGGAATTATCGCAGTTATCGCCGTAGTTTTCGCACGCTATGTTGCTTATTTCATACCTTTGGATCCCCTAGCCATTAAAGCGGTAGCGATAATAGTTATTATTGCTCTTTCTTTCATCAATTATATTGGTGTGAAACATGGTAGTATGCTGCAGACACTTTTTACTTTCGGGAAATTGGTTGCGATTCTTGCAATTATTATTTTGGGTTTTTCACTTGGGTCAGGTTTGACGACAAATTATCAAACAGAAGAAATGCTAACTTTTTCGGTGGGATTTGGCGATTTCGGTTTGGCATTGGTAGCCGGTCTTTTTGCTTTTGGTGGGTGGCACATGGTATCCTATAATGCTGGAGAAACCATTCAACCGCGAAAAACAATTCCACGGGCATTAATACTAGGGACAGCCATTGTAATCTTTTGTTATATCGCTTTAAATGCAGTGTACATGTATGTCCTTCCATTAGAGGTTGTGGCTTCCTCCACGCGGGTGGCAGCCGATGCTGCGGATGCCGTTATCGGAAGTGGTGGTGGTGCAGTCATGTCGGGATTGGTTGTTTTTTCAACATTTGGTGCGCTAAGCGGAATTATTTTAGCAGGACCCCGTGTCTATTACGCAATGGCCCGGGATGGTCTGGTTTTTAAGTGGATGGGAGAAATCCATCCCAAATATCGAACGCCGCATCGATCTATTCTCATTCAAGCCATCTGGTCATCAATACTGGTTAGTACCGGAACCTATCGAGTTCTTTTCACCAGGGTGATCTATACAGAGTGGATATTTTTCGGTCTTATGGCGATCGGTTTATTTGTCTTGCGAAAAAGATCAGATCTAAAAAGAGATTATTCAGTATGGGGATATCCCGTTGTTCCGGTGATATTTATTCTATCGGCATTTGCAATTGTTGCGAATCAAATTTATTCGGATTTAACCGAGTGTTTATTCGGTTTGTCGCTCGTTTTGATTGGCTTACCTGTTTATCATTTTTGGGCGAAGACCGGAATGACAAAGGAGGAGAACCATGAAAGTAATTGA
- a CDS encoding ATP-binding cassette domain-containing protein — translation MIEVKNLSKVFKDRKKGDVWALNDVSFSIGQGEIFALLGPNGAGKTTTLRILSTLIEPTSGEAHIQQFSIKNNKEDIRKLIGVVSYETGVYEKMTPREIGLFFGRLNDLTDEQIEKNLEYIFQLLRMKDFCDHRTDNFSSGMKQKTVIMRALVTNPQILIFDEPTAGLDLLTAKNVTDYIRLLRDDGKTILFSTHILWEAERLADRIAIIHKGKIVENGTLTELRQKTGKTDIEEIFFSIVD, via the coding sequence ATGATTGAAGTCAAGAACTTAAGTAAAGTTTTCAAGGATCGAAAAAAAGGAGATGTTTGGGCCTTAAATGATGTGTCGTTTAGTATTGGGCAAGGGGAGATTTTCGCATTATTGGGGCCAAACGGTGCAGGCAAAACCACGACTTTACGAATTTTATCTACCCTAATCGAACCCACTTCCGGTGAAGCACATATTCAACAATTTTCAATTAAGAACAATAAAGAAGATATACGCAAACTCATTGGAGTTGTCTCCTATGAAACCGGTGTTTATGAAAAAATGACACCTAGGGAAATCGGGTTATTCTTTGGCAGGTTGAATGATCTTACAGATGAACAAATCGAAAAGAATCTTGAATACATTTTCCAATTGCTCCGCATGAAAGACTTTTGCGATCATCGTACGGATAATTTTTCTTCAGGCATGAAACAAAAGACTGTCATTATGCGAGCACTGGTGACTAATCCTCAAATTCTCATATTCGATGAACCAACCGCCGGACTTGATTTATTGACTGCAAAAAATGTGACGGATTATATCAGGCTCTTGAGAGATGATGGCAAAACCATTTTGTTTTCGACCCATATTTTATGGGAAGCCGAAAGATTGGCCGACAGGATTGCCATTATTCATAAAGGAAAAATTGTAGAAAATGGCACGCTTACTGAGCTGCGTCAAAAAACCGGAAAAACAGATATTGAAGAAATTTTCTTTTCTATTGTGGATTGA
- a CDS encoding PorV/PorQ family protein: MKTIKKSIRVFLALVLLVSFFPFSLLAQDNNQGAITVLGGASRTGTAAAQFLQLGVSARATGMGETFVALVDDASGAFYNPGVLALIENRQAFFNHTNLPAGLAHYFGSFILPTNSMGTFALSFIALTTGDIPVTVAFQGPTGENFSATEIAIGLTYSKSLTDRFAIGGTAKFIAQDLAGFDSRTVAFDIGTIYFAGYRHARLGMSISNFGPDITFGSESDVGFESQSFPMPLTFRFGVAVDLMYSDDSKLWLTGQLNQPNDNLRYQSVGLEYGYHDLIFLRTGFKIDEENNDILDDDGIKIEDGSGFAESLSFGAGINLDVSGVNGRFDVSWTKMTNFDDLVRFSVLLGF; encoded by the coding sequence ATGAAAACAATAAAAAAATCAATTCGAGTTTTCTTAGCCCTGGTGTTGCTGGTTTCATTTTTTCCATTCTCACTTTTGGCTCAAGATAATAATCAAGGTGCCATAACAGTTTTGGGCGGTGCATCTAGGACTGGAACTGCAGCGGCTCAATTTCTGCAGCTTGGAGTAAGCGCCAGGGCAACCGGTATGGGTGAAACATTTGTTGCTCTTGTAGATGATGCCAGCGGCGCATTCTATAATCCTGGAGTTTTAGCTTTAATTGAGAATAGGCAAGCCTTTTTCAATCATACTAACTTGCCCGCAGGTTTGGCACATTACTTTGGTAGTTTTATACTGCCGACCAATTCCATGGGAACATTCGCCTTGAGTTTCATCGCGTTGACCACCGGGGACATTCCGGTGACGGTAGCTTTCCAGGGACCCACAGGTGAGAACTTTAGCGCCACTGAAATTGCCATCGGGCTAACCTATTCCAAAAGCTTAACGGATAGATTTGCCATAGGCGGCACTGCAAAATTTATTGCCCAGGATTTAGCTGGTTTCGACTCACGAACGGTTGCATTTGATATTGGCACCATATACTTTGCTGGCTATCGACACGCACGTTTGGGGATGTCAATTTCAAATTTTGGACCTGATATTACTTTCGGTAGCGAAAGTGATGTGGGCTTCGAAAGCCAATCCTTTCCTATGCCATTAACTTTCAGGTTTGGTGTGGCAGTCGACTTAATGTATTCCGATGACAGTAAATTGTGGCTAACAGGCCAATTAAATCAACCTAACGATAACCTCAGGTACCAGAGCGTCGGCCTCGAATATGGTTATCATGACCTGATTTTCCTTCGCACTGGCTTTAAAATTGACGAAGAAAATAATGATATACTGGACGATGATGGTATCAAGATTGAAGATGGATCCGGTTTTGCCGAATCATTATCCTTTGGCGCAGGCATTAATCTCGATGTAAGCGGAGTTAACGGCCGATTCGATGTATCCTGGACCAAAATGACAAACTTTGATGACTTGGTAAGATTCTCCGTATTATTAGGCTTTTAG